A part of Bufo bufo chromosome 7, aBufBuf1.1, whole genome shotgun sequence genomic DNA contains:
- the SH3BP4 gene encoding SH3 domain-binding protein 4, whose product MAAQKIRSANANGLPRCKSEGTLIDISSSAPDESLSDVKVLSPSSLRIDSPTSLDNVKEVVAIKDYCPSNFTTLKFSKGEHLYVLDTSGGDWWYAHNTTEMGYIPSAYVQPVNYRDSCLSDSGMIDGLMESIDEGVKELDLLGDWTDILNQKAVKTNNNNPFLRPTVSNPFLNGPVNVPQKIAADSGNSVDLLMFDPLAPSSASSTETSTDVFLEFLPRANQIDVMEETAPVKRDNPFFRSKRSYSLSELSILQAKSDNPATGSFFAGLKSPAPEQFQSREDFRTAWLNHRKLARSCHDLDLLGQNPGWGQTQPVETSIVCRLDSSGGAVQLPDTNISIHVPEGHVATDETQQISLKALLDPPLELNNDRCSTVSPVLEIKLSNMEVQTFLTLEVKVSVQLKCNILAPNNIGIKCLRSDAKEGPYNLLPHSYTYGDTIQVKLENLEPIMYVVMVVQAQTMVPPSTVWEYVNKKVTVGVYGPKHVHPTFKAVLAIFGHDCAPKTLLVNEVGQQSHGVAPVTLQLWGKQQFILPKPQDLKLCLYSNMTHYRVEDGDQGKIVRGFQLKLGKVSRIIFPINCHDPEQLSDFTLRVQVRDEVGNVLSQYCVQTPRPPPKTGLKSTGPRRFLKKKEIGKIVLSPLAVTCKYPTFQELPITNLKYGKLLKTVVRQSKNPYLLEYKKGDVIALLNEEKIRLKGQLWTKEWYIGYYQGKIGLIHAKNVLVVGKARPNLFSGTELTTSTLLEQILRPCKFLTYIYASVRTQLMENIGSWRSFADALGYGNLPLSYFCRVELENETERVASVLEKLKEECNNNEGKERKSFQKELISALLKMDCQGLVVRLIQDFVLLTTAVEVAQRWRELAEKLAKVSKQQMEGYEAPHRDKNGVLDSEAMWKPAYDFLLTWSAQIGDSYRDVIQELHTGLDKMRSPITKRWKHLTGTLILVNSLDSLRANAFSTQDQEDCII is encoded by the exons TGCTGTCACCAAGCTCTTTGCGTATAGACAGTCCTACATCCCTCGATAATGTAAAGGAGGTGGTTGCTATTAAGGATTATTGTCCCAGTAACTTTACCACCTTGAAATTTTCTAAAGGAGAACATCTGTACGTGTTGGACACTTCTGGGGGTGACTGGTGGTATGCGCACAATACAACAGAAATGGGTTACATACCATCTGCTTATGTTCAACCTGTCAACTATCGGGACTCttgtcttagtgacagtggtatgATAGATGGATTGATGGAAAGCATTGATGAAGGTGTTAAAGAGCTGGATCTCTTAGGTGACTGGACTGATATCCTCAATCAGAAAGCTGTCAAAACGAATAACAACAACCCCTTCTTGCGGCCAACTGTTTCAAACCCCTTTCTGAATGGTCCAGTGAATGTTCCGCAGAAGATAGCCGCGGATTCTGGAAATTCAGTTGATTTACTGATGTTTGATCCATTAGCACCATCTTCTGCTAGCTCTACAGAAACCAGCACTGATGTGTTCTTGGAATTTTTACCACGTGCCAATCAAATAGATGTAATGGAAGAGACAGCCCCTGTAAAAAGGGACAACCCATTTTTCCGGAGCAAGCGTTCCTACAGCCTCTCCGAGCTGTCCATTCTCCAGGCAAAGTCTGATAATCCAGCCACGGGCAGCTTTTTTGCTGGTCTCAAGTCCCCAGCTCCTGAGCAGTTCCAGAGCAGAGAAGATTTCAGAACTGCATGGCTCAATCACCGCAAGCTGGCCCGGTCCTGCCATGATCTGGACTTGTTGGGCCAGAATCCTGGCTGGGGTCAGACTCAGCCTGTGGAAACTAGCATTGTCTGCAGGCTGGACAGCTCTGGGGGTGCCGTGCAGCTGCCGGATACAAACATTAGTATTCATGTCCCAGAAGGACATGTAGCCACTGATGAGACGCAGCAGATCTCACTCAAAGCCTTGCTTGATCCTCCACTGGAACTCAACAATGATAGGTGCTCAACAGTAAGCCCTGTGCTGGAAATCAAACTTAGTAATATGGAGGTGCAGACCTTTCTGACATTAGAGGTAAAAGTCTCTGTACAGCTAAAATGTAATAtacttgctccaaacaacattggcATAAAGTGCTTGCGGAGTGATGCAAAAGAAGGTCCTTACAATTTATTGCCACATTCTTATACATATGGGGACACCATTCAAGTAAAGTTGGAAAACTTAGAACCAATTATGTATGTTGTGATGGTTGTTCAAGCCCAGACCATGGTACCCCCTTCTACTGTGTGGGAATATGTTAACAAGAAGGTAACTGTTGGAGTATATGGTCCCAAACATGTTCATCCTACATTTAAAGCTGTACTTGCTATATTTGGTCATGATTGTGCCCCTAAGACCCTTTTGGTCAATGAGGTAGGCCAGCAATCCCATGGAGTTGCACCCGTAACCTTACAGCTGTGGGGGAAACAACAGTTTATTCTTCCCAAACCTCAAGATCTGAAACTTTGTCTTTACTCCAACATGACACATTATAGAGTGGAAGATGGTGACCAGGGCAAAATTGTAAGAGGGTTTCAACTTAAACTAGGCAAAGTCAGCCGGATCATTTTTCCAATTAATTGCCATGACCCTGAACAGCTTTCCGACTTCACTCTTAGGGTGCAGGTTAGAGATGAAGTGGGTAATGTCTTATCACAGTACTGTGTACAAACGCCAAGGCCACCTCCAAAAACTGGTCTGAAATCCACAGGACCAAGAAGATTTCTTAAGAAAAAAGAAATTGGAAAAATAGTTCTGTCCCCTCTAGCTGTTACATGTAAGTATCCTACATTCCAGGAACTGCCAATAACCAACCTAAAATATGGCAAACTACTAAAAACTGTTGTGCGACAAAGTAAAAACCCATATCTACTGGAGTACAAGAAGGGAGATGTGATAGCACTTCTGAATGAAGAGAAGATTAGACTGAAGGGACAGTTATGGACTAAAGAGTGGTACATTGGTTATTACCAGGGCAAGATAGGACTGATTCATGCTAAGAATGTGCTCGTTGTAGGAAAAGCAAGACCAAATCTTTTCTCGGGGACGGAATTGACTACAAGCACCCTTTTAGAGCAAATCCTGCGACCTTGCAAGTTTTTAACCTATATCTATGCCTCAGTTCGTACCCAGTTAATGGAGAACATTGGCAGCTGGAGATCCTTTGCTGATGCCCTTGGTTATGGAAATCTACCCCTTTCTTACTTCTGTCGTGTGGAATTGGAGAATGAGACTGAAAGAGTGGCATCTGTATTGGAGAAACTGAAGGAGGAATGCAACAACAATGAGGGCAAGGAAAGGAAGTCATTCCAAAAGGAGCTGATTTCG GCCTTACTGAAAATGGACTGCCAAGGCCTGGTGGTCAGGCTTATTCAGGACTTTGTAttgctcaccactgcagttgAGGTAGCCCAGCGCTGGCGAGAGCTGGCAGAGAAACTGGCAAAGGTGTCAAAACAGCAGATGGAGGGCTACGAAGCCCCTCACCGTGACAAAAATGGAGTACTGGACAGTGAG GCCATGTGGAAGCCAGCCTATGATTTCCTTCTTACATGGAGCGCACAGATTGGGGACAGCTACCGGGACGTCATCCAGGAGCTCCACACAGGCCTGGATAAAATGCGCAGTCCCATCACCAAGAGATGGAAGCATCTCACAGGGACTCTGATTCTTGTCAATTCTCTGGACTCTCTGAGAGCAAATGCATTCAGCACACAGGACCAGGAGGACTGCATCATCTAA